In one window of Streptomyces griseus subsp. griseus DNA:
- a CDS encoding oxidoreductase, whose amino-acid sequence MTEPHEGDIPDGLSAAELGMWQSFRNGTTYDLRTYDSARNDPFGPHSWGPERSVGARTVARLLLSGPPARPGRVPALKLRGVRITGKLDLAGGRVAPYVELTGCRFEQEVVLPECHFTTLRMVGCLLPRLEAARLHTEGDLHLPRCRIDRGIRLTDAQIGTDLLINQLSVGPDRHGRAFVGDGMSVAQDLQAEMIETHGELSLRGAKVGGSLSLRGSHLRAAEDRRALNAPQLTVERTLYMTEAWVSVDTGNQGTTPPYGVVYAPTPARGTRSQIFECKGGVRLDDGRFGDAVDLHKARFSMTRQEELSLRRIVTPELRFNAERPEEGRVVLNGAKVVTLIDLSTSWPGPGGLAMGGFVYENLVPYGHFPLSRRLEWVLAATPEYVPEPYERLAAVLRGSGEDSDAREVLLAKQRRRRETLPPAAKAWGFLQDWTVAYGYRPGRAAVWMAVLWAAGTAAFSQYDPASIKDDESPMWNPALYALDLLIPVINLGQDGYWRMEGGWQWAAAALVLVGWILATTVAAGASRLLRRG is encoded by the coding sequence GTGACCGAGCCGCACGAAGGCGATATCCCGGACGGACTCAGCGCGGCGGAGCTGGGCATGTGGCAGTCCTTCCGGAACGGGACGACCTATGACTTACGTACGTACGACTCCGCCCGCAACGATCCGTTCGGCCCGCACTCCTGGGGGCCCGAGCGGAGTGTGGGCGCGCGGACGGTGGCGCGGCTGCTGCTGAGCGGGCCGCCCGCGCGGCCGGGGCGGGTGCCGGCGCTCAAGCTCCGGGGGGTGCGGATCACCGGGAAGCTGGATCTGGCGGGCGGCCGGGTCGCGCCGTACGTGGAGCTGACGGGGTGCCGCTTCGAGCAGGAGGTGGTGCTGCCGGAGTGCCACTTCACGACGTTGCGGATGGTGGGCTGTCTGCTGCCCCGGCTGGAGGCGGCCCGGCTGCACACGGAGGGCGATCTGCATCTGCCGCGCTGCCGGATCGACCGGGGCATCCGGCTCACCGACGCCCAGATCGGCACGGACCTGCTGATCAACCAGCTCAGCGTGGGACCTGACCGGCACGGGCGGGCCTTCGTCGGGGACGGGATGTCGGTCGCCCAGGACCTTCAGGCCGAGATGATCGAGACGCACGGGGAGCTGAGCCTGCGCGGGGCGAAGGTGGGCGGCTCGCTGAGTCTGCGCGGCAGCCACCTGCGGGCGGCGGAGGACCGGCGCGCGCTGAACGCGCCGCAGCTGACGGTGGAGCGGACGCTCTACATGACCGAGGCGTGGGTGAGCGTCGACACCGGGAACCAGGGCACGACTCCCCCGTACGGCGTGGTCTACGCCCCGACCCCGGCGCGCGGGACCCGGTCGCAGATCTTCGAGTGCAAGGGCGGGGTGCGGCTGGACGACGGGCGGTTCGGGGACGCGGTGGACCTGCACAAGGCCCGGTTCTCGATGACCCGGCAGGAGGAGCTGTCGCTGCGCAGGATCGTCACGCCGGAGCTGCGGTTCAACGCGGAGCGGCCGGAGGAGGGCCGGGTCGTGCTGAACGGGGCGAAGGTGGTGACACTGATCGACCTCTCCACCAGCTGGCCGGGGCCCGGCGGCCTGGCGATGGGCGGTTTCGTCTACGAGAACCTCGTTCCCTACGGCCATTTCCCGCTCTCACGGCGGCTGGAGTGGGTGCTGGCGGCGACCCCGGAGTACGTCCCCGAGCCGTACGAGCGGCTCGCGGCGGTGCTGCGCGGCAGCGGGGAGGACTCCGACGCGCGGGAGGTGCTGCTGGCCAAGCAGCGGCGCCGCCGCGAGACGCTGCCGCCCGCCGCGAAGGCCTGGGGGTTCCTCCAGGACTGGACGGTGGCGTACGGGTACCGGCCCGGGCGGGCGGCGGTGTGGATGGCGGTGCTGTGGGCGGCGGGCACGGCGGCCTTCTCGCAGTACGACCCGGCGTCGATCAAGGACGACGAGTCGCCGATGTGGAATCCGGCGCTCTACGCGCTGGACCTCCTCATCCCGGTGATCAACCTCGGCCAGGACGGTTACTGGCGGATGGAGGGCGGCTGGCAGTGGGCCGCGGCCGCCCTGGTGCTCGTGGGGTGGATATTGGCCACGACGGTGGCCGCCGGCGCCTCTCGGCTGCTGCGCAGGGGCTGA
- a CDS encoding LON peptidase substrate-binding domain-containing protein, with protein sequence MTTARLPLFPLNTVLFPGLVLPLNVFEERYRAMMRELLKSDEDEPRRFVVVAIRDGRETAVTGTGMPDPVASAPPAERAPAEGFGPDPIQTFHRVGCIADAATIRERPDGSYEVLATGTTRVRLLSIDASGPYLSAEVEEVTEEPPGEDEADEAGALAEGVLRAFRSYQKRLAGATERSLATGAELPDDPSVVSYLVAAATVLDIPTKQGLLQAPDTATRLREELTLLRRETAVIRHLPSLPASDLTRAPTHPN encoded by the coding sequence GTGACCACCGCCCGCCTCCCCCTTTTCCCGCTCAACACGGTGCTGTTCCCCGGCCTCGTGCTGCCGCTCAACGTCTTCGAGGAGCGCTACCGCGCCATGATGCGGGAGCTGCTGAAGAGCGACGAGGACGAACCTCGCCGTTTCGTCGTGGTCGCCATCCGCGACGGCCGCGAGACCGCGGTGACCGGCACCGGGATGCCGGACCCCGTCGCCTCCGCGCCCCCCGCCGAGCGCGCCCCCGCCGAGGGCTTCGGCCCCGACCCCATCCAGACCTTCCACCGGGTGGGCTGCATCGCCGACGCGGCGACCATCCGTGAGCGCCCCGACGGCAGCTACGAGGTCCTGGCCACCGGCACCACCCGGGTCAGGCTGCTCTCGATCGACGCGAGCGGCCCGTATCTGAGCGCCGAGGTCGAGGAGGTCACCGAGGAGCCGCCCGGCGAGGACGAGGCCGACGAGGCCGGAGCCCTCGCCGAGGGCGTCCTGCGGGCGTTCCGCTCGTACCAGAAGCGCCTGGCCGGGGCGACCGAACGCTCCCTCGCCACCGGCGCCGAGCTCCCCGACGACCCCTCCGTCGTCTCCTACCTGGTCGCCGCGGCAACCGTCCTGGACATCCCCACCAAACAGGGCCTCCTCCAGGCCCCGGACACCGCGACCCGCCTGCGTGAGGAGCTGACGCTGCTGCGCCGGGAGACGGCGGTCATCCGCCACCTCCCCTCGCTCCCCGCGTCCGACCTGACCCGCGCCCCGACACACCCCAACTGA
- the ybaK gene encoding Cys-tRNA(Pro) deacylase, giving the protein MAKKPKKQSGGTPATVALTRAGTAFTVHAYDHDPASPSYGEEAAEALGVSPGRVFKTLVADVDGELTVAVVPVAGSLDLKALAAAVGGKRATMADPVAAERTTGYVRGGISPLGQRKRLRTVLDASARTHPTICVSAGRRGLEVELAAEDLAGLTGAVFAEIGRA; this is encoded by the coding sequence GTGGCGAAGAAGCCGAAGAAGCAGTCGGGCGGCACCCCCGCCACGGTCGCCCTGACCCGGGCGGGCACCGCCTTCACGGTCCACGCCTACGACCACGACCCGGCCTCCCCCTCCTACGGCGAGGAGGCCGCGGAGGCCCTGGGCGTCTCCCCCGGCCGGGTCTTCAAGACCCTGGTGGCCGACGTCGACGGCGAACTGACGGTCGCGGTCGTCCCGGTGGCCGGCTCCCTGGACCTCAAGGCCCTGGCCGCGGCGGTCGGCGGCAAACGCGCCACGATGGCGGACCCGGTGGCGGCGGAACGCACCACGGGCTACGTCCGCGGCGGCATCTCCCCCCTGGGCCAGCGCAAACGCCTCCGCACGGTGCTGGACGCGTCGGCCCGCACCCACCCCACGATCTGCGTCTCGGCGGGGCGCCGGGGCCTGGAGGTGGAGCTGGCGGCGGAGGATCTGGCGGGGTTGACGGGGGCGGTGTTCGCGGAGATCGGCCGCGCCTAG